In Octopus sinensis unplaced genomic scaffold, ASM634580v1 Contig10780, whole genome shotgun sequence, one genomic interval encodes:
- the LOC115228512 gene encoding uncharacterized protein LOC115228512 gives MIAASFGNTDSVQILLKHGSRIASIDKNDRNSIFLAAQENQSVTLTKELLGHPLAMELIHSKWVNYGQYFFYINMLFSLIFTVALTTYLYLSNSPKFVFIDKLIQSSKFKYSRMSFHELQQRNWNSNCNCMISLLELAMATGSGFGFSWMHEYDFNYAEICLIRDLCGHVGLAVDDIKGVQEEAVLQKIAKQA, from the exons ATGATTGCTGCGTCATTTGGAAATACAGACTCAGTCCAAATTCTTCTGAAGCATGGTTCAAGGATTGCCAGTATTGACAAGAACGACAGAAATTCTATTTTTCTTGCAGCTCAGGAGAACCAATCTGTCACTCTCACG aaagagctCCTGGGACATCCCCTGGCTATGGAATTGATCCATTCAAAGTGGGTTAACTATGGacagtatttcttttatataaacatGCTATTCTCTCTGATATTCACAGTGGCACTCACCACTTATTTGTATCTGTCAAATTCACCAAAGTTTGTATTTATTGACAAATTAATTCAGTCTTCAAAATTCAAGTATTCCAGGATGTC ATTTCACGAACTGCAACAGAGAAACTGGAATTCGAACTGTAACTGTATGATCTCACTCCTAGAGCTGGCAATGGCAACTGGCAGTGGTTTCGGTTTTTCTTGGATGCATGAATACGATTTTAATTATGCAGAAATTTGCCTTATTCGGGATTTATGTGGTCAT GTCGGTTTGGCAGTCGACGATATCAAGGGAGTTCAGGAAGAGGCGGTGCTACAAAAAATTGCAAAACAGGCATGA